TGGGGATCTACACGGCCGGCTGCCCCGCGTCCGACGGGTATCGGGAGATGATGCCGCGGATCACGGCGATCACCGTGCGCGACGGAAAGGTCTGCGCCCTATGGGATATAGCCAACCCGGAGAAGTTCACCGGCTCCCCGCTGCGACGGCCCTGAGGCCGGGTCGGCGCCGGTCGGGGCGGGATCCAGCAGCGCGCGACACGATTCGTCGACCAGCGCGCTCACGCTGTCGATGACGGGCTTACCCGCCATCTTCGTGTCGACCACACCGGAGAATTCGGCGCAGTCGAGCACCACCGCGTCCACGCCTTCGCTGAGGTTGGTGACGGCCCGCAGGAAGCTCGCGGGGACCGGGACCGGAGTCGCGGACCAGCGCAGTGACTCGATGAACCGGTCGATCACCTCCTGATCGTGGGCGGCCGGTGCCACGACGGTGATGCCGGCGTCGGCCAAGCCGCGCTCGTAGGCGGCGGAGGCCACCATGATGCTCGACGCGAGAAGGCCGACACGGCGGGCGTTCAGCCGTCGCAGCGCCTTACCCGTCGCTTCGACCATCCCGATGCACGTAGATGTGGCGATCGAGGGATCGACCGTGGTGGCGTTGCACGCGACGGCGATCACGTCCGCGCCGCTTCCAGCGAGGGATCGACATGTCCGGGCCACGAGATGCCGCAGCGCTTCGGAGTTCTCGGGCCGCACTGCGCCGGCCGAGGCCACCTCGACGAGACGCCGCTGCACCGAGATGCTGTGCACCACCACGTCCGGAGACGAACCGCCCGTGAGCGCCCGGTGCTTGTCGCACAGCAGTCGGTAGAACCGGGCGGTGGTGTGGGGGCCCAGCCCATCGACCACACCCAGCCGCCGTTGCCGCGCCGGCTGATGGGACGGGGGGGCGATGAGTTGGTCCATTTCGGTTCTCCCGGTCCGGTCCCGTGCGATGCGTTTCGCATCTTGGGCTCACGATAACTCTCCCCGTCAGCCCGGGCGATGTCTTTCCACCATTCGGCTCCTCGTTGCAGGATTCGTCTTTCCCCAGTTCGGACGATCCGTTAGTCCACCGATTGGGGGAGCTCGTCGGCCCACGGCACGCGGCAGGCGTCACCGGAACTGAAGCCCTGCTCGGTGATGCCCAGCGCGGTGTTCATCCGGGCCCGCATGTTCTCCACGCCGATCTGGTAGGTCAGCTCGATTACGCCGGCGTCGCCGAACCGGGCGCGCAGGTCGGCGACCTGCTCGTCGGTGACGGTGTGCGGGTCGGTCGTCATCGCGTCGGCGTAGCGGATCGCCGCGCGCTCGTCGTCGGTAAAAAGCGGTGAGCTGGCGTAATCGTCGATGTCTTTGAGTCGCTCGATGTCCAGGCCGTCCAGGCGCTGCAGCATGGACCCAAAGTCGACGCACCATGAACAGCCGATGGCGCGCGCGGTCCACAACACCGCCAGCTCACGCACGCTGACGGGCAGTGCCTTCGACGCCCGGTCGACCATCGTTTCGT
This genomic interval from Mycobacterium sp. SMC-2 contains the following:
- a CDS encoding aspartate/glutamate racemase family protein yields the protein MDQLIAPPSHQPARQRRLGVVDGLGPHTTARFYRLLCDKHRALTGGSSPDVVVHSISVQRRLVEVASAGAVRPENSEALRHLVARTCRSLAGSGADVIAVACNATTVDPSIATSTCIGMVEATGKALRRLNARRVGLLASSIMVASAAYERGLADAGITVVAPAAHDQEVIDRFIESLRWSATPVPVPASFLRAVTNLSEGVDAVVLDCAEFSGVVDTKMAGKPVIDSVSALVDESCRALLDPAPTGADPASGPSQRGAGELLRVGYIP